Proteins encoded within one genomic window of Dehalococcoidia bacterium:
- the mazG gene encoding nucleoside triphosphate pyrophosphohydrolase — translation MADTGTHTLTVVGLGPGDPSLLTQQARDILAAADEVWLRTARHPTVAGLPPGPRYQSFDEIYESGASFEDVYRQIVARALELASRPGGLVYAVPGHPLFGEATVRALLDRAPAEGISTAVVPGISFLDSAAVALAFDPLADGVLLLDALAFAPHRRLLVPERPTIVAQVYDRRAASQTKLALLESYPPQHAVRVLRASGTADAQIADTTVEELDRTDGFDHLTLLYVPPLPPLEDVRSFEGVRAVVARLRAPEGGCPWDLEQTHETLRRYLLEEAYEAVDALDAGEPKRLAEELGDLLMQIVLHAQVAEDNGEFVVEDVFASIATKLIRRHPHVFGDLQVAGSDEVLRNWETLKQNERGDEPLLDHVPKAMPALLQAQSVQSRAAKAGLAPPPPDPSAVIAALDALSDDGVTSSPERLGELLMGIVALARDRGFDAEEALRHAIGRYRAQVADAESARRTAG, via the coding sequence GTGGCGGATACAGGTACGCACACTCTGACCGTCGTCGGGCTCGGACCCGGCGATCCATCGCTGTTGACGCAGCAGGCGCGCGACATCCTCGCCGCCGCCGACGAGGTCTGGCTGCGGACGGCGCGCCATCCAACCGTCGCCGGATTGCCTCCCGGCCCCCGCTATCAGTCGTTCGACGAGATCTACGAGTCCGGCGCCTCCTTCGAGGACGTGTACCGACAGATCGTCGCGAGGGCGCTCGAACTGGCATCGCGGCCGGGCGGCCTCGTCTACGCCGTGCCCGGGCATCCGCTCTTCGGCGAGGCCACGGTGCGCGCGCTGCTCGATCGAGCGCCGGCGGAGGGCATCAGCACGGCCGTCGTACCCGGGATCAGCTTTCTCGATTCGGCAGCGGTCGCACTGGCATTCGATCCGCTCGCCGATGGCGTGCTGCTGCTCGACGCGCTCGCCTTCGCGCCGCATCGACGTCTGCTCGTGCCAGAACGCCCGACGATCGTCGCGCAGGTGTATGACCGCCGCGCAGCGTCGCAGACGAAGCTCGCACTGCTGGAGTCGTACCCGCCGCAGCACGCTGTGCGCGTCTTGCGGGCGTCAGGCACGGCGGACGCGCAGATCGCTGATACGACCGTCGAAGAACTGGACCGCACCGACGGCTTCGACCACCTGACGCTGCTCTACGTTCCGCCGCTTCCTCCGCTCGAAGACGTGCGTTCCTTCGAAGGCGTGCGCGCCGTCGTGGCGCGGCTGCGTGCGCCCGAAGGCGGCTGTCCGTGGGACCTGGAGCAGACGCACGAAACGCTGCGACGCTACCTGCTCGAAGAGGCATACGAGGCCGTCGATGCGCTCGACGCCGGCGAACCGAAGCGCCTGGCGGAAGAACTCGGCGACCTGCTGATGCAGATCGTGCTCCACGCCCAGGTCGCCGAGGACAACGGCGAGTTCGTCGTTGAAGATGTGTTCGCGTCGATCGCCACGAAGCTCATCCGCCGGCATCCGCACGTCTTCGGCGACCTGCAGGTCGCCGGATCCGACGAGGTGCTGCGAAACTGGGAGACGTTAAAGCAAAATGAGCGCGGCGACGAGCCACTCCTCGACCACGTACCGAAGGCTATGCCCGCGCTGCTCCAGGCGCAGTCCGTGCAAAGCCGCGCCGCAAAGGCGGGATTGGCGCCTCCGCCCCCCGACCCCTCTGCCGTCATCGCGGCGTTAGACGCCCTCAGCGACGACGGCGTGACCTCCTCGCCGGAACGGCTCGGCGAACTGCTGATGGGCATCGTCGCTCTCGCGCGCGACCGCGGGTTCGACGCCGAGGAGGCGCTG